The following are from one region of the uncultured Methanobrevibacter sp. genome:
- a CDS encoding O-acetylhomoserine aminocarboxypropyltransferase/cysteine synthase family protein codes for MTNKSNPKKYKQRTLEVHAGEEVDPVTGSRATPIYHTSSYAFESAEKAKKLYALEEEGYLYTRISNPTLDVLEKRVAAIEGGVGALSQSTGMSAILLAILNIANSGDEIVASNNLYGGTFTLFKNTMPNWGIKVNFVPTHDLEAYENAINENTKAIYCESIGNPKLDIPDFEEISKIAHKHNLPLIVDNTSAITMVRPLEHGADIVVHSATKFLSGTGTSMGGVIVDGGTFDWTCGKFPQFTTPDPAYHGLIYAESFKEKAYITKARVHLMKDLGTVLSPINAFLILQSIESLSLRVNQHCKNALEIAKFLQTHEAVSWVNYPGLEDNENHEMAEKYLNGNYGGIVGFGIKGGLEEGKKFIESVELLSHVANIGDAKSLVIHPASTTHSNMTNEEQLEGGITPDFIRMSVGIEDVEDLIADIDQALKKAIS; via the coding sequence ATGACAAATAAATCAAATCCAAAAAAATACAAACAGAGAACCTTAGAAGTTCATGCTGGAGAAGAAGTTGATCCAGTTACTGGATCTAGAGCCACACCAATATATCATACTAGCTCATATGCATTTGAAAGTGCTGAAAAAGCTAAAAAATTATATGCTCTTGAAGAAGAAGGTTATTTATATACCAGAATATCTAATCCAACATTAGATGTTTTAGAAAAAAGAGTAGCTGCTATTGAAGGTGGTGTTGGAGCTCTTTCACAATCAACAGGCATGAGTGCAATTTTACTAGCTATTTTAAATATAGCTAACTCAGGTGATGAAATTGTTGCATCAAATAATCTTTATGGAGGTACATTTACTTTATTTAAAAATACTATGCCTAATTGGGGTATAAAAGTAAATTTTGTACCCACACATGACCTTGAAGCTTATGAAAATGCAATTAATGAAAATACAAAGGCAATATACTGTGAATCTATTGGTAATCCAAAATTAGATATTCCAGATTTTGAAGAAATATCAAAAATAGCACATAAACATAATTTACCTTTAATTGTTGATAATACTTCAGCTATTACCATGGTTAGACCTTTGGAACATGGTGCAGATATTGTTGTTCATTCTGCTACCAAATTTTTATCTGGAACTGGAACCAGCATGGGTGGAGTTATTGTTGATGGTGGTACTTTTGACTGGACCTGCGGTAAATTCCCACAGTTTACAACACCCGATCCTGCATACCATGGGTTAATTTATGCTGAATCTTTTAAAGAAAAAGCATATATTACTAAAGCACGTGTTCATTTAATGAAAGATTTAGGTACTGTTTTAAGTCCTATTAATGCATTTTTAATATTGCAGAGTATAGAATCATTGTCTTTAAGAGTTAATCAACATTGTAAAAATGCTTTAGAAATAGCTAAATTTTTACAAACTCATGAAGCAGTTTCCTGGGTTAATTATCCTGGTCTTGAAGATAATGAAAATCATGAAATGGCTGAAAAGTATTTAAACGGTAATTATGGTGGAATTGTTGGATTTGGAATCAAAGGTGGTTTAGAAGAAGGTAAAAAATTTATTGAAAGTGTTGAACTTTTAAGCCATGTAGCTAATATTGGTGATGCAAAATCTTTAGTTATTCATCCTGCAAGTACTACACATTCTAATATGACTAATGAAGAACAGTTAGAAGGTGGAATTACTCCTGATTTTATTAGAATGTCAGTTGGTATTGAAGACGTTGAAGATTTAATAGCAGATATTGACCAAGCATTGAAAAAAGCAATTAGTTAG